Below is a genomic region from Ferribacterium limneticum.
ACTTCGGCCAAGTTCATCGATGCCGCCGCCAAGCTCGGCCTGACGCCGGGCAAGACGCATGACCTCGGCGCCCTGCGCGCCATGTTCTCGACCGGCAGCCCGTTGTCCCCCGAAGGCTTCGACTGGGTCTATCGCGAAATCAAGCAGGACATCCTGCTCGCCTCGATTTCCGGCGGCACCGACATCGTGTCCTGCTTCGTCCTCGGCAACCCCGTGCTGCCCGTCTATCGCGGCGAAATCCAGTGTCGCGGGCTGGGTATGGCGGTCGATGTCGTCGACGACATCGGCCAGTCGGTACGTGGGCAAAAAGGCGAGCTGGTGTGCACCGGCTCCTTCCCGGTCATGCCGGTCGGTTTCTGGAACGACGCCGATGGCAGCAAATACCACGCCGCCTATTTCGAGCGCTTCCCCAATATCTGGTGCCACGGCGACTTTTCGGAACTGACGGCGCACGATGGCATGATCATCTACGGCCGCTCCGACGCCACGCTCAACCCGGGCGGCGTGCGCATCGGCACGGCGGAAATCTACCGCCAGGTCGAACAGTTGCCGGAAATTCTCGAAGCACTGGTCATCGGCCAGGACTGGCCGCCGGGCCGCCACGACGATGTGCGTGTCGTGCTTTTCGTCAAGCTGCAGGAGGGGCGCCAGCTTGATCCGGCGCTTGTCGAACGCATCAAGAAGCAGATCCGCGACAACACGACGCCGCGCCATGTGCCGGCGCAGGTCGTGCAGGTGCTGGATATTCCGCGCACCAAGTCAGGCAAGATCGTCGAACTGGCCGTGCGCAATGTCGTGCATGAACAGCCGGTCAAGAATGTCGAGGCCTTGGCCAACCCCGAGGCGCTGGAGTACTTCCGCGGACGGCCGGAACTGACTGGTTAGGCGCGGCCGAGCACGGCGCGGCGGGCCAGTCGCCCGGCGCGCTGGGCCAGTTGCAGCAAGCCGGCCGCCAGTCCGCTGATCGCTGCCGTGATGCGCTGGCTGGCCGCCGGGCTTTCGACCCAGCGATAGAACAGCGTCGCCGCGATCAGGCTGGCAGTCCAGGCCAGAACCAGGCCGAGCATGGCTGAGGCATGGGACTCCAGGCCAAATCTGGCATAGAGCCCGTTGGCCAGGAGCAGGACCGGGAAATGCACGAGAAAGAGTGAATACGAGATCTGGCCGAGGAAAGCCAGTGGCTTGGCGTTGGGCCATTGTTCGAGGAGGCTGGTGCGGCGGCCGAAACCGAGCAGCAGGGCGACTGCCAGGGCTAGCCCGATACGGAGCCGGAAATCGATGATCAGCGCGGCGATGGTGATGGTGGCGATGACGCCGAGCCAGGCTGACATCTGCCGGCGATCGGACGCCCACCAGGCGGCGGCGCCGAGGCCGTAGGAGCCGAAGAAATAGATCGCCCAGTTGTCCCAGCTGGCGTCGCGGTTGAACCAGAACAGCGAGGCGAGGGCGGTAAGCAGAACGAGGGCCGGGGCGACGATGTTGCGACGGCCGGCCCAGAGCAGCACGGTCATCAGCGCGAAGAGCTGGAAGTCGATGGCG
It encodes:
- a CDS encoding acyltransferase family protein, with product MSKVSNRMPLIDALKAVAALLVLLNHFSSYGPLAAAARETLPGLFGWFFEYGRMAVQVFLVIAGFLAARGLSSQGQALAVSPLPLIWKRYLRLAVPYLAAIGLAIIAAAVADQWLDDEVVPARATFSQWLAHAFLLHSLLGFDALSAGVWYIAIDFQLFALMTVLLWAGRRNIVAPALVLLTALASLFWFNRDASWDNWAIYFFGSYGLGAAAWWASDRRQMSAWLGVIATITIAALIIDFRLRIGLALAVALLLGFGRRTSLLEQWPNAKPLAFLGQISYSLFLVHFPVLLLANGLYARFGLESHASAMLGLVLAWTASLIAATLFYRWVESPAASQRITAAISGLAAGLLQLAQRAGRLARRAVLGRA